The genomic window ATCACCCTACTTTACCAGCTACATCCAAAAAGAATTGCCGAAGTACGTTTCTCCTAAGGTGCTAGCAAGTGGGGGTCTAGTAGTGGAAACCACGCTGAACCCAACTTGGCAGAAGGTAGGAGAAGAAGCAGTTGCCAAAACGCTGCGAAATCAAGGACGCTGGGAGAACTTTAAGCAAGGAGCAATGGTTGCCATTGACCCCCGTAGCGGTGAAATTAAGGCAATGGTTGGCGGAAAAGACTTTGGTAAAAACCAGTTTAATCGGGTTACTCAGGCACAGCGGCAGCCAGGATCGACATTTAAAGGGTTTGTATATGCCACTGCGATCGCTAGCGGTAAAAGCCCCTACGATACCTATGAGGATGCACCCATTGTCGTAGATGGCTATGAACCGAAAAACTTTGGTAAAAACTTCCACGGCTCAATGAACATGCTAGATGCCCTCACGCGCTCGATCAATATTATTGCGGTGAAGGTGCTGATTGATGTGGGATTTACGCCAACAATTAAACTTGCCCATGATATGGGGATAAAATCTGAACTCAGGCCCACCTATTCCTTGGCTCTCGGCTCCAACGAGGTGAATTTGCTGGAATTGACCAGCGCTTACGGCAGTTTTGCCACCCAAGGATTGCATACAGAGCCTCATGGTATTACTCGCATTCTCAACCGCCAAGGCAAAGTAATCTGGTCAGCTAATTTCCCATCTCAACGCGCCCTTGACGCTGACAGTGCCGCCATCATGACTTGGATGCTACGCAACGTTGTAGAAGCCGGGACTGGTGGTGCTGCTCAGTTAGATAATAGACCAGTTGCTGGCAAAACCGGCACCTCCGACGAAGCCCGTGATTTGTGGTTTATTGGCTACATTCCCCAGATGGTGACAGGGGTGTGGCTAGGTAACGATGACAACCATCCCACAGACGGCAGCAGTAGTAGTGCCGCTTATACTTGGCACGAATTTATGGAAAAAGCCGCAGAGGGGATGCCCGTAGAAAAGTTTCCCAAACGACCCAAGTTAGAAGGTCGCAAAGGCACTATCAAAGCCCAGTCCATCAAGCCCAAACAAGTGCTGAATCGTTCTATTTCTGAGAATGATGACTCAGAAGGGGAAAGTTCTAGAAATTCTAATTCTGAGGATAGTGGTTCATCTAGGAGACGTAGAAATAGGAGGAGCTATTCTGAAGATGAACAGCAATCCAGCGATTATACCCCAAGACGGAGAAGGCGCGATCGCAGCCAAGAATCAAGTTCCAGTAACTCTTCCTCAGAATCATCTACCCCACGGCGGCGATCTAGAAAAGTAGAATCTGATTCTTCTTCTCCCCCGTCTCGAAGAACTCGGCGATCGTTCTCTCCCGCAAATAGTTCCGGTTCTTCAGGTTCTTCAGCGTCACAGCCATCCTGGCGGGATAGACTTAGACCGTCTCATGAATGAGGAGTTGGATATTGAGCATTGGGAATTGGGCATGGAGTAAAAATCCTGCTTTCCGTGTCCCTGCGTCCACATTTCTGTGCAATATCAAGTTGCTTAAACTTAACTACAGGGGGATGTTACGTGATACGCTCATTTGATAGTGTGTTAAGTACTGTTATTTAACCTTGGAGAATATACTCATGCATTTATTTATGCAGACAGCAGCACCAGGCATAGATGCTGCTCCTCATTTTCCCTTGGCTTTTACCTTGGTGTATGTCGTTGGTTTTATTGCTGCTGTAACCATTGGTTCAATAGCTTGGTACAACTCAAAACGCCCCGCAGGTTGGGAAAGCAAAGAGCGTCCTGATTTTGTGCCTAAGGTTGATAAAGAAGAGACTCCGGGTCTGGGTGAACCGAAGCCATAAGCAGTAATGAGTAATGAGTGCTGAGTGCCGAGTGCTTAGTTGTGAGTGCCAAACTTAAAAATCATCTATCTACAGACGTGATTAATCGCCTCTTGCCAACTCCTAACTCCTTACTCATAACTCATAACTCCCTGTTAGTTTTGCACTTCAACCCAACGGCGGTAAAGCTTTTGAATTTGTTTTAGAAGTTTAGTCTGAACTGGTTGAGTTGAATCATGCGGTTTGGCTATATCTTGCAATTCCGTTAGGAGTCTGGCTTCTTCAACGGCAACTTCACCATCGCTATAAATTAAGCCACTGATGGCTTCAATCAAGTTTTCACAATCTTCAAGGCTGGGGCGATCGCCTAAATACTCCTGCACCCAGTCATAGCACTCTTTTGGTTGTACAGGAACTAGTTCGTACAGCCAAGGTTTAATTTCTGGATCGTTAGCCAAACCCTTTGCTTGAGCTATTTCGCGCAGATATTGCCGTTCTTCTGGCTGGATTCTGCCATCGATCCAGGCTGCTCCAATCAGGATTTTAACTAAGTTTTTCACATTGGAAGGGGTAACCATTGCTGCCTCCTCTGGTAGATTCATGCCTCCATCAAATCGTACAATCCCAAACAGTATTCACTCGGAATTATTGGTTTTTCTTAAGCGCACCATAAAAAAGCCATCCATGTCCTGTCGATGGGGCCAGACTTTAAACCAACCTTGAGGCATGGTACGGGCAGAATCAGGGAACTCAAAGCCGCTGGGAGACTCAATTTGCCAATCAGGTGACTCAGCTAAAAATGCCAAAATCACTTGTTCATTTTCTGCTGGATGCAATGTACAGGTAGCATAAACTAGTACACCACCAGGTTTGACAAAAGTAGATGTATGTGTTATGAGTTCTTTTTGCAGCAGCGAAAGTTCTCGGACAGATTCTGGTGTCTGTCGCCAACGAGCATCAGCATGACGGTGCATGGTTCCCAAACCAGAACATGGAGCATCCAGTAATACGCGGTCTGCGGTGTTTTGAAATTGGGCAAAATGACGACTGTCACCAGTGTAAATTTGAATAGATTGTAAATTCAGCCGTTGAGAATTTTCTTGGAGTTTGCGAAGACGAGAAGGAGTGCGATCGCAAGCCAAAATTTTCCCTTTATCTGCCATTAATTCAGCAATGTGGGTTGTTTTACCCCCTGGTGCAGCACAGGCATCAATTACCACCTCACCTGGTTGGGGGTCGAGCAAATGACTTACCAATTGGGCACTACTATCTTGTACAGTCCACCAACCCTCTTTGAAACCAGGTAGTTTTTGAATTGATCCAGTACTACCAATTAATCGTAAAGCTTGGGGTAAATGAGGAATCCGTCTCACCAAAATACTAGCAGATTGCAAAGCCGCCTCAACTTCCTCAATTGAAGTGCGAAGGGGGTTGATACGCAAGTCAATTGTTGGTGATTGGTTCATCCATTCACATAATTGTTCTGTCTGGGCCAAACCCAATTGTTCTAACCAAACTTGAATAATCCAGTTAGGAAAGCTGTATAAAATACCCAAGCGTTCCACCTGACAATTCAGGTCATCTGGAAAAGTTAACGCCAAACCTAACCCCCCAGCCCCCAACCCCACAAGGGTTGGGAGAGAATTCAAAGCCTCTCCCCTTTTAGGGGAGAGGTTTGGAGAGAGGTTTTCCAGATCGGGTGAAAAGTCAAAGCGTTCCACTAGGTTTTCTGGAAGTTGTAACGGATCTCCCTTTATCTTTTCTGCAAGGCGGATGTACTGGCGTAATAGACCATTAACAAAACCTGTGAGTCCAGAAAAACCGTTTTCTTTAGCGAGTTGGACGGTGGTATTAACAGCAGCTGAGGCGGGAATACGCTCTTGATACCGCAGTTGGTAGAAGCCCAGATGTAAGATAGTGCGGAGGTCTTGTGGTTGTTGATGAGATTTCTTTTTAGCGAGTTGATCAATGAGACTATCAAGAGTACGCTGCCTTCTGACGCTCCCATAAACCAATTCTGTCACCAAGCGGCGATCGTTATCAGCCAAATTAACTTTTTGCAGGACTCTATCAAGGGCAACATCAGCATAAGCCCCCTTATGAACATCTCGCAGGGCGATAAAAGCTAGTTGACGGGGGTTTGTCATGGAAACATGAGTCAGGAGGCTTTTGTATTTTAACTCTGCCAATTTTAGATTTTGGATTTTGGATTTTTCCTTCAATCCAAAATCTAAAATCTAAAATCCAAAATAGAATGACTCCTAACTTCCCTATCGAGTCATATACGGATCTACACTGGCGATTTCTAACTCACATGCTCTAGAAACCTGTTCTGCTGGTAATTTCCCAAAGCTGATTAACGGCAAATAAGTGGGGTTTGCCATCAGTTCTTTTGCTAATAAGAACCCAGTAATTGTCCAAGTTTGATATTTCCTAGCTTGTTTCCCAATCAGTCGCCCTTTCTTACCGTCGTAATACTCTGGCCATTCATCTGTACTGAGCCGTCCTTGGGCAGTTTCAATAGCCTTTTGTGCAAGACTTATTTTGTTAGTTTTCATAGCCGCAGCTGCCAACATCCACATTAAGACTGGCCAACTACCAGCATTATGATACGACCAGGGGATATTTTTTGGATCACATCCAGTTACAATTCTGTATTCTTCATGTTCCAAAGCTGGGAAACAAATTTTCATTGGCATATCTCCCACCAAATCTTCCCATCGTTCCTCGATGAGAGTCATAATTGCTTGTGACTGTTCTTCGGTGGCTAAGTCTGAAATAATTGCCATTAAGTTTCCCAGTGAAAAGAAGCGAGTATCTAGCTGCGAGGGCCCAACATTACCTGCTAGATAACCACCTTTTTTTGACAGCCACTTATCTAATTCATAATAGGGAACAGAATCTACATATATGTTGAACAAATTAACAGCACCCTTGCCATATTCTTCACTTTTGAAGTGATAAATTGCATTCAGGCGATTAATATCTATCCAATAATGCTGGCGAATATGAGCACATAAAAGAGGCAAACGGTTATCAATGGCTGCAACAATATCGGAATTTCCTTGACAAATTAGCAGTTCACGAGATGCACGCAATGCCGTGTAAAAAAGAACTTGTAGTTCAAGAGGATGCCCATAAATGCCCATCCGACGGTCAATCATACAAGCACCATCTGGAACCAACAGCGTTGGGTACATATCAAAACGATTCGCCAAGCAGATTTCCATGATTAACCTGATTCCGTTTTGGAATTCAGGTTGATAGACTAGAGAAAAATCTTCTGTGGCGACTACATAAGCACGCAACAAAATAATCCACCATAGGCAAGAATCTACAGGTGTAACTCTAGCGATCGCATGTTCACCAAAGTCTGCTTCTAAATATTCTTGCCCGTTTTCTGATACAACTTTAAAGCTAGCTGGTATTAATCCTCGTCCCGGCTTATAGGCGTCTAATGCCTTTTCTTTAGGCTGTAACTTTAAGGTTTCTTCTAAGAAATTGCGAACAATATCTGTTCTACCTTTGATCAGAAAAATTAGACCGGCAGAGACAAAATCCCTAACAAAGCACTGGTCATAATTGAGCGCCGCTACAGATGCATCATAAGCGGCTACTGTACCAACAGGGCGGCCTTGATAGTAGAGAATTGATTTTTCTAGTGCTTGCCACGCTGCTTCCACTTCTTTTAAATTTTCAGTAGTTTCCAATTCGTTTAGGTGCATCGCCAGAATAACTCCATTTGGGTTGTGAATTTGTGGTAGATGCGTCTTCATTTATTATTTTTGCTATTCTCAGCATAACAAAAACGCTTTTTTTAATAGCAAATATAATTTGCAGAAAATTAATCAACTAACTATAAATAAATCTGCTGACATTTATACAACTTTATTGCTAGTTAATTTGCTTATAATCGATTACTCTTTGGGTTAATTATAGTTGTTGTTATTCACTACCAGCAGTAATATAATTCTTAAAAATAGTTACACAATATATATTTTTAGATTATTTATTGTTCCGTTTCATGTCCGGAATCTTTGCTTTACTAAACAAAAATATATCTTCAGTGGTGTTTAGGGTTTGCGTGAATTTAAAACTGGTTGCAGTATATTTACTTGAGCCGGATTAGTTTTTGACACTAAGAGGTCAGATTATTCCCCTATAATCTAATAATTTATAACTTTTTTTCAGAATATGCAAGATGAACGCTTTAAAAGTTTAAGATGTCAATACTTCCGAAGAGTTATATATTTTACCCTACTGACATTTGTCAGCGTTTAACTGCTCCTGGAATTCTTTATAAGCTTGATTAATTGCTTGCATTGAAGCTTTTGCGCTCGCAGAACTGTTGACATCAGGATGATACTGTCTTGCTAATCGAAGGTAGGCAAGTTTTACAACATTGGCATTATCACTCTGATCTACACCCAAGACTTCCCACCATTCCCCAGATAATACGGAGTCGAGATTAAATTTATCAAAGCTTTGCATTTGACTCCAAATCTTGATGCATCCGCCATTACCGCCACTTACCAGCGTCTTGCCATCAGGACTGAAAGCAACGGGATTTCGCCCAGAAAGATTTTCTAGTAGTTCGCCAGTATGTAGGTTCCAAAGTTTGATGATACCGTCTCTGCTGGCACTGACGAGAGTTTTTCCATCAGGGCTGATGGCAACAGATAAAACCGCCGCTGAGTGTCCAGTCAGAGTGGAGAGTAATTCTCCAGTTTGAAGATTCCACACCTTTATTGTGGTGTCTGTGCTACCACTAATAAGA from Nostoc sp. UHCC 0926 includes these protein-coding regions:
- a CDS encoding glycoside hydrolase 100 family protein produces the protein MHLNELETTENLKEVEAAWQALEKSILYYQGRPVGTVAAYDASVAALNYDQCFVRDFVSAGLIFLIKGRTDIVRNFLEETLKLQPKEKALDAYKPGRGLIPASFKVVSENGQEYLEADFGEHAIARVTPVDSCLWWIILLRAYVVATEDFSLVYQPEFQNGIRLIMEICLANRFDMYPTLLVPDGACMIDRRMGIYGHPLELQVLFYTALRASRELLICQGNSDIVAAIDNRLPLLCAHIRQHYWIDINRLNAIYHFKSEEYGKGAVNLFNIYVDSVPYYELDKWLSKKGGYLAGNVGPSQLDTRFFSLGNLMAIISDLATEEQSQAIMTLIEERWEDLVGDMPMKICFPALEHEEYRIVTGCDPKNIPWSYHNAGSWPVLMWMLAAAAMKTNKISLAQKAIETAQGRLSTDEWPEYYDGKKGRLIGKQARKYQTWTITGFLLAKELMANPTYLPLISFGKLPAEQVSRACELEIASVDPYMTR
- a CDS encoding transglycosylase domain-containing protein, coding for MKIFPSRMKTNQATGGKPFYRRLWFWAGLGVGGGIVAFIYGVSLIDRTLPDKAELNAVLREQTLTIKAADGSILQQQGEASREQLKLEQIPDNLKKAFIASEDRRFKQHNGFDPQGIVRASLNNLRSQGVVEGGSTITQQLTRILFLKQEQTIWRKLKEVRLAQKMEQELTKDQILERYLNLVYLGNGAYGVADAASVYFSKSPDQLSLAEMATIAGLAPAPSLYAPNKNPEAAKRRRNLVLLRMQEDKIITPEQRQVAVQEPLTLKSSLPKRVQVESPYFTSYIQKELPKYVSPKVLASGGLVVETTLNPTWQKVGEEAVAKTLRNQGRWENFKQGAMVAIDPRSGEIKAMVGGKDFGKNQFNRVTQAQRQPGSTFKGFVYATAIASGKSPYDTYEDAPIVVDGYEPKNFGKNFHGSMNMLDALTRSINIIAVKVLIDVGFTPTIKLAHDMGIKSELRPTYSLALGSNEVNLLELTSAYGSFATQGLHTEPHGITRILNRQGKVIWSANFPSQRALDADSAAIMTWMLRNVVEAGTGGAAQLDNRPVAGKTGTSDEARDLWFIGYIPQMVTGVWLGNDDNHPTDGSSSSAAYTWHEFMEKAAEGMPVEKFPKRPKLEGRKGTIKAQSIKPKQVLNRSISENDDSEGESSRNSNSEDSGSSRRRRNRRSYSEDEQQSSDYTPRRRRRDRSQESSSSNSSSESSTPRRRSRKVESDSSSPPSRRTRRSFSPANSSGSSGSSASQPSWRDRLRPSHE
- the psb35 gene encoding photosystem II assembly protein Psb35, which gives rise to MHLFMQTAAPGIDAAPHFPLAFTLVYVVGFIAAVTIGSIAWYNSKRPAGWESKERPDFVPKVDKEETPGLGEPKP
- the rsmB gene encoding 16S rRNA (cytosine(967)-C(5))-methyltransferase RsmB; its protein translation is MTNPRQLAFIALRDVHKGAYADVALDRVLQKVNLADNDRRLVTELVYGSVRRQRTLDSLIDQLAKKKSHQQPQDLRTILHLGFYQLRYQERIPASAAVNTTVQLAKENGFSGLTGFVNGLLRQYIRLAEKIKGDPLQLPENLVERFDFSPDLENLSPNLSPKRGEALNSLPTLVGLGAGGLGLALTFPDDLNCQVERLGILYSFPNWIIQVWLEQLGLAQTEQLCEWMNQSPTIDLRINPLRTSIEEVEAALQSASILVRRIPHLPQALRLIGSTGSIQKLPGFKEGWWTVQDSSAQLVSHLLDPQPGEVVIDACAAPGGKTTHIAELMADKGKILACDRTPSRLRKLQENSQRLNLQSIQIYTGDSRHFAQFQNTADRVLLDAPCSGLGTMHRHADARWRQTPESVRELSLLQKELITHTSTFVKPGGVLVYATCTLHPAENEQVILAFLAESPDWQIESPSGFEFPDSARTMPQGWFKVWPHRQDMDGFFMVRLRKTNNSE
- a CDS encoding tellurite resistance TerB family protein; its protein translation is MVTPSNVKNLVKILIGAAWIDGRIQPEERQYLREIAQAKGLANDPEIKPWLYELVPVQPKECYDWVQEYLGDRPSLEDCENLIEAISGLIYSDGEVAVEEARLLTELQDIAKPHDSTQPVQTKLLKQIQKLYRRWVEVQN